One window of the Pyrus communis chromosome 17, drPyrComm1.1, whole genome shotgun sequence genome contains the following:
- the LOC137723744 gene encoding uncharacterized protein: protein MGVITYLDTVLVPMSLFLTVGYHAYLWHNLKNKPSRTTIGINMLKRRAWFLELDGGDDKKGMLAVQSLRNTLMGTTLTATVAILIQVSLAALINNSYSATNLFSNTFFGSQSTKIFALKYGSAALSLSVCFLCSSMAIAFLIDANFLINACGDQEFSSSGHARTIVEKGFILALVSNRMLCITFPMLLWMLGPVPVWLSSLAMVWGLYGLDFPGKFNKSNKQSLS, encoded by the exons ATGGGAGTGATCACTTATCTAGACACCGTTTTGGTCCCCATGAGCCTCTTTCTCACAGTTGGTTACCATGCCTATCTATGGCACAACCTCAAGAACAAGCCCTCTCGTACCACAATTGGGATCAATATGCTGAAGAGGAGAGCTTGGTTCCTAGAGCTAGATGGG GGTGATGATAAGAAAGGCATGTTAGCAGTCCAAAGCTTGAGAAATACTCTTATGGGGACAACACTCACAGCCACAGTAGCAATTCTTATTCAAGTCTCGCTGGCAGCTCTAATAAACAATTCCTATAGTGCAACCAACCTCTTCAGCAATACCTTTTTTGGGTCACAATCCACCAAGATTTTTGCCTTAAAATATGGCTCCGCAGCTTTGTCTTTGTCAGTTTGCTTCTTGTGCAGCTCCATGGCGATTGCGTTTTTGATCGATGCCAACTTCTTGATCAATGCTTGTGGTGATCAGGAGTTCTCATCTTCTGGACACGCAAGAACCATAGTTGAGAAAGGGTTTATTTTGGCTCTTGTAAGCAACAGGATGCTGTGCATCACTTTTCCTATGCTGTTGTGGATGCTTGGTCCTGTCCCGGTTTGGTTGTCATCTTTGGCGATGGTTTGGGGGCTTTATGGGCTGGATTTTCCTGGCAAGTTCAATAAAAGCAATAAGCAAAGTCTCAGTTGA
- the LOC137721907 gene encoding vacuolar-sorting receptor 1-like: MKEKLGFLVGVWFLLCGVCVGRFVVEKNSLKVTSPSSMKGVYECAIGNFGVPQYGGTLVGTVYYPKANQKACKGFEDFDESFKPKPGGLPTFLLVDRGDCYFTLKAWNAQKGGAAAILVADDRNEPLITMDNPEEENADADYLQKITIPSALISKELGESIKKSLSGREMVNINLDWTEALPHPDERVEYEFWTNSNDECGPKCDSQIEFVKSFKGAAQVLERKGYTQFTPHYITWYCPEAFVLSKQCKSQCINHGRYCAPDPEQDFSKGYDGKDVVVQNLRQACFYKVANESGKPWLWWDYVTDFAIRCPMKDKKYTEECANQVIESLGADLKKIQKCIGDPEADEENAVLKAEQDAQIGKGARGDVTILPTLVINNRQYRGKLDKGAVLKAICAGFQETTEPSVCLSEDVQTNECLENNGGCWHDKAANITACRDTFRGRVCECPIVQGVKFVGDGYTHCEASGALRCGINNGGCWKETRSGRTYSACRDDHTNGCSCPPGFKGDGEKTCEDVDECKDKTACQCSQCKCKNTWGSYECSCGGGLLYMREHDACIGKNGSGSGSSWGLIWVIILCLGAVGVGGFAVYKYRIRRYMDSEIRAIMAQYMPLDNQGEVPSHVAHGDI, translated from the exons atgaaggaaaagctTGGATTTTTAGTGGGGGTGTGGTTTCTGCTTTGTGGGGTTTGTGTGGGGAGGTTCGTGGTGGAGAAGAACAGCTTGAAAGTGACTTCTCCAAGCTCGATGAAGGGCGTGTACGAATGTGCGATTGGGAACTTTGGGGTTCCTCAATACGGAGGAACGTTGGTCGGAACTGTGTACTATCCGAAGGCCAATCAGAAGGCATGCAAAGGGTTTGAAGATTTCGATGAATCCTTCAAACCGAAGCCCGGTGGTCTGCCGACGTTTCTGCTTGTCGATCGAGGAG ATTGTTACTTCACTTTGAAGGCATGGAATGCACAGAAAGGGGGAGCGGCTGCTATTCTTGTTGCAGATGACAGGAATGAACCGTTGATTACCATGGACAATCCTGAAGAAGAAAATGCGGATGCTGATTATCTGCAGAAAATCACAATTCCCTCGGCTCTCATTAGCAAAGAGTTGGGAGAAAGTATAAAAAAATCTCTATCAGGTAGGGAGATGGTCAACATAAATCTAGACTGGACAGAGGCTCTTCCACATCCTGATGAACGTGTTGAGTATGAGTTCTGGACGAATAGCAATGATGAGTGTGGGCCAAAGTGTGATAGCCAGATTGAGTTTGTGAAAAGCTTTAAAGGAGCAGCTCAAGTTCTTGAGCGGAAGGGGTACACCCAGTTTACTCCACACTATATAACATGGTACTGTCCAGAAGCTTTTGTTTTGAGCAAACAGTGCAAGTCTCAGTGTATCAATCATGGGAGGTACTGCGCTCCAGATCCTGAGCAAGATTTCAGTAAAGGTTATGATGGGAAAGATGTTGTGGTTCAAAATCTTCGCCAAGCTTGCTTCTATAAAGTGGCCAATGAAAGTGGAAAGCCATGGCTTTGGTGGGACTATGTCACTGACTTTGCGATACGTTGCCCAATGAAAGATAAGAAGTACACCGAAGAGTGTGCCAATCAAGTTATTGAATCCCTTG GTGCTGATCTTAAGAAGATACAGAAATGTATTGGCGACCCTGAAGCGGATGAGGAGAATGCAGTTCTGAAGGCTGAACAGGATGCACAG ATTGGCAAAGGCGCCCGTGGAGATGTTACAATATTGCCAACTCTTGTAATAAACAACAGACAGTATAGAG GGAAACTGGACAAAGGAGCTGTTCTCAAAGCCATCTGTGCTGGTTTCCAAGAGACCACTGAGCCCTCTGTTTGTTTAAGTGAAG ATGTACAAACAAATGAGTGTTTAGAGAACAATGGAGGTTGCTGGCATGACAAAGCTGCTAACATTACCGCGTGCAGG GATACATTCCGCGGAAGAGTGTGCGAATGCCCTATTGTGCAAGGCGTAAAGTTTGTTGGTGATGGTTATACTCACTGTGAAG CTTCAGGAGCATTACGTTGTGGAATAAACAATGGAGGTTGTTGGAAGGAAACCCGATCTGGCCGGACTTACTCTGCATGTCGT GATGACCATACAAATGGTTGCAGTTGTCCACCAGGATTCAAGGGTGATGGAGAGAAAACATGTGAAG ATGTTGATGAGTGCAAGGACAAAACGGCTTGCCAATGTTCACAATGCAAATGCAAGAATACTTGGGGAAGTTACGAGTGCAGTTGCGGTGGCGGTTTACTGTACATGCGAGAACATGATGCATGTATAG GTAAAAACGGAAGTGGTTCTGGGTCTAGCTGGGGCTTAATTTGGGTTATCATTCTCTGCTTGGGTGCTGTCGGAGTTGGGGGCTTCGCGGTTTACAAGTACCGAATCCGG AGATACATGGATTCGGAGATCCGGGCAATCATGGCGCAGTACATGCCGTTGGATAATCAAGGAGAGGTTCCCAGCCACGTCGCCCACGGGGATATCTGA